The following are encoded in a window of Mycobacteroides chelonae CCUG 47445 genomic DNA:
- the nuoL gene encoding NADH-quinone oxidoreductase subunit L has translation MIWLMPALPLAGAAVLLLVGRRGDAWGHLLGCATALASFLVAVVSFIGMLGRTGAERAVQETLFTWVPVGALHIDFGLTLDQLSVCFALLITGVGSLIHIYSIGYMEHDPDRRRFFGYLNLFLAAMLLLVLADNFLGLYVGWEGVGLASYLLIGFWYQKPSAAVAAKKAFIVNRVGDMGLALAMMLMFATFGSVGFAQVLGSAGAAGESRNTAIGLALLLAACGKSAQVPLQSWLGDAMEGPTPVSALIHAATMVTAGVYLITRSGPIFERAPYAQVAVVIVGAVTVLFGAIIGCAKDDIKKALAASTMSQIGYMVLAAGLGPAGYAVAIMHLLTHGFFKAGLFLGAGSVMHGMNEETDMRRYGGLRAAMPITFVTFGLGYLAIIGVPPFAGFYSKDKIIEVAFGHGGAGGFLLGSAALLGAGITAFYMTRVMLLTFFGARRWKPDAHPHESPSVMTWPMMVLAIGSVSAGFLLSFGGALQNWLEPVVGAHHGELPVPAWVISLVTVAVVLCGVGVAYRMYRADVPESAPRGSALTVAARRDLYGDAVNEAVFMRPGQRLARGLVFTDDRWVDGLVNAVSSTLGAVSDWVRRLQTGHVRSYALSMCAGAAVVVAVLMAVRW, from the coding sequence GTGATATGGCTCATGCCGGCGTTGCCGCTGGCGGGTGCGGCCGTACTCCTGCTCGTCGGCCGTCGGGGTGACGCCTGGGGTCATCTGCTGGGTTGCGCGACGGCACTCGCATCGTTTCTTGTCGCGGTCGTTTCGTTCATCGGCATGCTTGGCCGAACGGGTGCCGAGCGAGCCGTGCAGGAGACTCTTTTCACCTGGGTTCCGGTTGGGGCGCTGCACATCGATTTCGGGCTCACCCTCGACCAGCTGTCCGTGTGTTTCGCGCTGCTGATTACCGGAGTGGGTTCACTCATCCATATCTACTCGATCGGGTACATGGAGCATGATCCCGACAGGCGAAGGTTTTTCGGCTACCTGAATCTCTTCCTGGCGGCCATGCTGCTGCTGGTACTCGCCGACAACTTCCTGGGTTTGTATGTCGGGTGGGAAGGTGTCGGTCTGGCGTCCTACCTGTTGATCGGCTTCTGGTACCAGAAGCCATCGGCCGCCGTTGCCGCCAAGAAGGCCTTCATCGTCAACCGCGTCGGTGATATGGGCCTGGCCCTGGCCATGATGCTGATGTTCGCGACGTTCGGCTCGGTCGGCTTTGCCCAGGTACTCGGGTCGGCCGGTGCGGCGGGCGAGAGTCGTAACACCGCAATTGGATTGGCGCTGCTGCTGGCGGCGTGCGGAAAATCGGCTCAGGTGCCGCTGCAGTCCTGGCTTGGCGATGCGATGGAAGGCCCCACCCCGGTGTCCGCGCTCATCCACGCCGCCACCATGGTCACCGCGGGTGTCTACCTGATCACCCGGTCCGGGCCGATCTTCGAACGCGCACCTTACGCACAGGTCGCGGTGGTGATCGTGGGCGCCGTTACCGTGCTCTTCGGAGCGATCATCGGCTGCGCCAAGGACGACATCAAGAAGGCCCTGGCCGCGAGCACCATGTCGCAGATCGGCTACATGGTGTTGGCGGCCGGGCTCGGCCCCGCCGGGTACGCCGTGGCGATCATGCACCTGCTCACACACGGCTTCTTCAAGGCCGGGCTGTTCCTCGGTGCGGGCTCGGTCATGCACGGTATGAACGAGGAAACCGACATGCGCCGCTATGGCGGGCTGCGCGCCGCCATGCCGATCACCTTTGTCACCTTCGGGCTGGGATACCTTGCCATCATTGGAGTTCCACCGTTTGCCGGGTTCTACTCGAAGGACAAGATCATCGAGGTCGCCTTCGGACACGGCGGTGCCGGGGGATTCCTGCTCGGATCGGCAGCACTACTGGGCGCCGGGATTACGGCGTTCTACATGACTCGAGTCATGCTGCTGACCTTCTTCGGCGCCCGCCGTTGGAAACCGGACGCGCATCCACACGAATCACCGTCGGTGATGACGTGGCCGATGATGGTGCTCGCGATCGGGTCGGTGAGTGCGGGATTCTTGCTCAGCTTCGGAGGCGCATTACAGAACTGGTTAGAACCGGTCGTGGGTGCGCACCACGGTGAGTTACCCGTTCCAGCCTGGGTCATCAGCCTCGTCACCGTCGCGGTGGTGCTCTGCGGCGTTGGTGTGGCCTATCGGATGTACCGCGCCGACGTACCCGAGTCGGCTCCCCGGGGTTCGGCGCTCACCGTCGCCGCTCGCCGGGATCTGTATGGCGATGCCGTCAACGAGGCGGTGTTCATGCGCCCCGGGCAGCGTCTCGCCCGGGGGCTGGTCTTCACGGACGACCGCTGGGTCGATGGCCTTGTCAACGCGGTGTCCTCAACCCTGGGCGCGGTGTCGGACTGGGTGCGTCGTCTACAGACCGGCCATGTCCGCTCGTACGCGTTGTCCATGTGTGCCGGAGCGGCTGTGGTGGTCGCCGTGTTGATGGCAGTGAGGTGGTGA
- the nuoH gene encoding NADH-quinone oxidoreductase subunit NuoH, translated as MRQTDGSAVLSQFGIDPLWLVFVKCVAVFAFLVLTVLVAILVERKVLAWMQRRIGPNRVGPFGLLQSLADGVKLALKEGLTPAGVDKPIYLLAPIISVVPAIVAYAVIPFGPVVSVFGHRTPLQLTDLPVAILFVLAVTSVGVYGIVLGGWASGSTYPLLGGLRSSAQVISYEIAMGLTFAAVFLLAGTMSTSGIVAAQAGRWYVFLLLPSFLVYVTAMVGETNRAPFDLPEAEGELVGGFHTEYSSLRFAMFMLAEYINMATVSGLAATMFLGGWHAPWPLSLIDGANSSWWPVLWFVAKVWGFMFLFMWLRATLPRLRYDQFMRLGWEVLIPVALVWIVVVGVVQALALYGYGNPSIILGVAGLVVSIGSIALVGVLARRTEPPKPVLAKSFDPMAGGFPVPPLPGQLLDADPLSTTKEDAHA; from the coding sequence GTGAGGCAGACGGACGGTTCGGCTGTGCTCTCCCAGTTCGGGATTGACCCACTCTGGTTGGTCTTCGTGAAATGCGTGGCGGTATTCGCTTTTCTGGTTCTGACCGTGCTTGTCGCCATTCTTGTGGAGCGCAAGGTGCTTGCCTGGATGCAGCGTCGAATCGGCCCCAATCGGGTGGGTCCCTTCGGCTTGTTGCAGAGCCTGGCCGACGGCGTGAAACTGGCGCTCAAGGAGGGCCTGACCCCAGCCGGGGTCGACAAGCCGATCTATCTCCTCGCGCCGATCATCTCGGTGGTGCCGGCGATCGTCGCATACGCCGTCATTCCGTTCGGCCCCGTCGTCTCGGTCTTCGGGCATCGCACCCCACTTCAGCTGACCGATCTCCCGGTGGCGATTCTGTTCGTGCTGGCGGTTACTTCCGTAGGCGTGTACGGGATTGTTTTGGGGGGCTGGGCATCCGGATCCACCTACCCGCTGCTGGGTGGATTGCGCTCCTCCGCGCAAGTGATCTCCTATGAGATCGCGATGGGTCTGACATTCGCGGCGGTGTTCCTGCTGGCCGGGACGATGTCGACCTCGGGAATCGTTGCTGCGCAAGCCGGCCGGTGGTACGTATTCTTGCTGCTGCCATCATTCCTGGTGTACGTGACCGCTATGGTCGGCGAGACCAACAGGGCGCCGTTCGATCTCCCCGAGGCGGAAGGCGAGCTGGTCGGCGGCTTCCATACCGAGTACTCCTCGCTGCGCTTCGCCATGTTCATGCTCGCCGAATACATCAACATGGCAACGGTTTCCGGTCTGGCGGCAACCATGTTCCTTGGAGGGTGGCATGCCCCCTGGCCGTTGAGCCTGATCGATGGAGCAAACAGCTCCTGGTGGCCGGTGCTGTGGTTCGTCGCCAAGGTCTGGGGCTTCATGTTCCTGTTCATGTGGTTGCGCGCCACGTTGCCGCGGCTGCGCTATGACCAGTTCATGCGGCTGGGCTGGGAGGTCCTGATCCCGGTGGCGCTGGTATGGATCGTCGTTGTCGGAGTGGTGCAGGCGCTGGCCCTCTACGGATACGGAAACCCCTCGATCATTCTCGGGGTCGCCGGTCTCGTGGTTTCGATCGGCAGTATCGCGCTGGTGGGTGTGCTCGCCCGACGCACTGAACCGCCAAAACCGGTGTTGGCTAAGAGCTTCGATCCGATGGCCGGCGGCTTCCCGGTGCCACCGCTGCCCGGGCAGCTCCTCGACGCGGACCCGCTCTCGACCACTAAGGAGGATGCACATGCCTGA
- the nuoN gene encoding NADH-quinone oxidoreductase subunit NuoN, with amino-acid sequence MTDIGILLTPPIAYGALSPMLIMFGVAVVSVLVEAFVPRRQRLTTQLALAAGGIFASFAAVVALGGTREVVMNGAVAIDGPTLYLQGLVLVASGLALTVMAQRRTAVALPSTVAVGGGLDAFAAQASSVPGSEPEGVLNRTGITQTEIFPLTLFAIAGMMLFPACNDLLTMFVALEVFSLPLYVMCALARRRRLLSQESALKYFLLGAFSSAFFLFGSAFVYGYAGTVELDAVARAVSADAGERSFLLLGVAMLSVGLLFKVGAVPFHFWVPDVYQGAPTPVTAFMAATTKIAAFGALLRVLYVALPGITADWRPVLWAVAIATMLIGSIGAVTQTDVKRMLAYSAVAHTGFLLTGVTAANERGVSSTLFYLAAYGFSTVGAFAIAGLVRSGDGDSGPDEDEEITDLSRWAGIGRRSPVLGIVFALFLLAFAGIPLTSGFVSKFAVFEAAASGGAVPLVVVGVVCSAIAAYFYVRVIVLMFFADPVEHSGVLRIPGPAVAISIGVSALVTVLLGIVPQPLLDLVGNLAHFVP; translated from the coding sequence ATGACCGATATCGGGATTCTTCTCACGCCGCCGATCGCCTACGGTGCGCTGTCTCCCATGCTGATCATGTTTGGGGTCGCGGTGGTATCCGTGCTCGTCGAGGCGTTCGTTCCGCGACGGCAACGGCTCACGACTCAGCTGGCGCTGGCCGCCGGGGGTATCTTCGCCTCCTTTGCGGCCGTGGTGGCGCTGGGTGGTACGCGTGAAGTCGTCATGAACGGCGCCGTGGCGATAGACGGCCCCACGCTCTATCTGCAGGGGCTCGTCCTGGTGGCCTCCGGCCTGGCACTGACGGTGATGGCGCAGCGCAGAACAGCTGTGGCCCTTCCCAGCACGGTCGCCGTCGGCGGCGGGCTGGACGCCTTCGCCGCGCAGGCGTCCAGCGTTCCGGGCAGCGAGCCGGAGGGGGTCCTGAATCGTACCGGTATTACGCAAACGGAGATCTTCCCGCTGACACTGTTCGCGATCGCGGGCATGATGCTGTTCCCCGCCTGCAACGACCTGTTGACGATGTTCGTTGCCCTGGAGGTGTTTTCACTCCCGTTGTACGTGATGTGCGCGCTGGCCCGACGACGCCGGCTGCTGTCCCAGGAATCGGCACTCAAGTATTTTCTACTCGGTGCCTTCTCGTCGGCGTTCTTTCTGTTCGGGTCGGCCTTCGTGTACGGATACGCCGGGACAGTCGAACTCGACGCTGTCGCGCGGGCTGTCAGCGCCGATGCCGGCGAGCGGTCATTCCTGCTGCTCGGTGTGGCCATGCTTTCGGTGGGTCTGCTGTTCAAGGTGGGGGCGGTGCCCTTCCATTTCTGGGTCCCCGACGTCTACCAAGGGGCGCCGACCCCGGTCACCGCATTCATGGCGGCCACCACCAAAATCGCGGCTTTCGGCGCGTTGCTTCGGGTTCTGTATGTCGCGCTGCCGGGGATCACGGCCGACTGGCGTCCGGTGCTGTGGGCGGTGGCGATCGCCACCATGCTGATCGGATCGATCGGTGCCGTCACGCAGACCGACGTCAAACGCATGTTGGCCTATTCCGCGGTGGCGCACACCGGATTTCTGCTGACCGGGGTCACGGCCGCCAATGAACGTGGTGTGTCGTCGACGTTGTTTTATTTGGCGGCATACGGTTTCAGCACCGTGGGGGCATTCGCCATTGCCGGGCTGGTCCGGTCCGGCGACGGCGACAGCGGACCGGATGAGGACGAAGAGATCACCGATCTGAGTCGGTGGGCAGGAATCGGCCGCCGATCACCCGTGCTCGGCATCGTCTTCGCCTTGTTCTTGCTGGCATTCGCGGGCATTCCGCTGACCAGTGGATTCGTCAGTAAGTTCGCGGTGTTCGAGGCCGCCGCATCCGGTGGCGCCGTGCCGCTGGTGGTGGTGGGTGTGGTGTGCAGTGCCATCGCCGCCTACTTCTACGTGCGGGTGATCGTGCTGATGTTCTTCGCCGATCCGGTCGAGCACTCCGGGGTGCTTCGGATCCCCGGTCCGGCGGTGGCGATATCGATCGGAGTGAGTGCACTCGTCACGGTTCTGCTCGGGATAGTGCCGCAGCCACTGCTTGATCTGGTCGGAAATCTCGCTCACTTCGTTCCGTGA
- the nuoK gene encoding NADH-quinone oxidoreductase subunit NuoK: MNPANYLYLAALIFTIGAAGVMLRRNAIVVFMSVELMLNAANLAFVTFARMHGNLDGQVIAFFTMVVAATEVVVGLGIIMTIFRTRRSASVDDADLLKL, translated from the coding sequence GTGAATCCCGCCAACTACCTCTACCTGGCCGCACTCATCTTCACCATCGGGGCTGCCGGCGTGATGTTGCGCCGCAACGCGATCGTGGTCTTCATGAGCGTCGAGCTGATGCTCAATGCGGCCAACCTGGCATTCGTCACTTTCGCCCGGATGCACGGGAACCTCGACGGCCAGGTCATCGCGTTCTTCACCATGGTGGTAGCGGCCACGGAAGTGGTTGTGGGGCTGGGGATCATCATGACTATCTTCCGTACCCGCAGGTCGGCCTCGGTCGACGACGCCGATTTGTTGAAACTCTAG
- a CDS encoding NADH-quinone oxidoreductase subunit J has product MAGQVAALAAEGLSRTPTWEAVTFWVLGVIAVLGALGVIAAPKAVYSAIFLAMTMVILAVFFVAQGALFLGVAQVVVYTGAVMMLFLFVLMFVGVDSSDSLVETLPGQRVGAIAAGLGFGILAIAGIGNASTTVFVGLDQVNSRGNVEGLAERIFIDYLWAFELTGALLITATIGAMVLAHREKLGQTGGQRELAIRRFQHGDRATPLPNPGVYARHNAVDVPALLPDGSFSELSVSGVLTPRDMEAR; this is encoded by the coding sequence ATGGCCGGTCAGGTGGCAGCGCTTGCCGCCGAGGGGTTATCCCGCACACCGACGTGGGAGGCGGTGACGTTCTGGGTACTTGGCGTCATCGCGGTGCTGGGTGCACTCGGTGTGATCGCGGCGCCCAAGGCGGTGTACTCGGCGATCTTCCTCGCCATGACGATGGTCATTCTCGCGGTCTTCTTCGTAGCCCAGGGAGCATTGTTTCTCGGCGTCGCCCAGGTGGTGGTGTACACCGGCGCGGTCATGATGTTGTTCCTCTTCGTACTCATGTTCGTGGGCGTGGATTCCTCGGATTCTTTGGTGGAGACCCTGCCGGGGCAGCGGGTGGGTGCGATCGCCGCCGGGTTGGGATTTGGGATCCTGGCTATCGCGGGTATTGGAAACGCTTCCACGACAGTCTTCGTCGGGCTCGATCAGGTCAACAGCCGCGGCAACGTGGAGGGTTTGGCCGAGCGAATCTTCATCGACTACCTCTGGGCCTTCGAACTCACCGGCGCTCTCCTGATCACCGCGACGATTGGGGCGATGGTGCTGGCGCATCGCGAGAAGCTGGGGCAGACCGGCGGCCAGCGTGAGTTGGCAATCCGGCGCTTTCAACATGGAGACCGGGCCACACCGTTGCCCAATCCGGGCGTCTACGCCCGGCATAACGCCGTGGATGTACCTGCACTGCTTCCCGACGGATCCTTCTCCGAATTGTCGGTCAGCGGCGTGCTTACCCCGCGGGACATGGAGGCCCGGTGA
- a CDS encoding NADH-quinone oxidoreductase subunit M: MVSAVGAVTALWFIPLLGAATVLIMPGRQRTLAKYVALSASLLVLVVAIGLAIAFDPAGPQYQFVESISWIPAFGMKYAVGLDGIALALVLLTAGLLPVLLLAGWNDGAEAPGYGNRPLAQRYIALILIVESMVLLSFSALDVLLFYIFFEAMLIPMYFLIGGFGSTHSDAKQRSRAAVKFLMYNLFGGLIMLAAVIGLYVVTARSQTGTFDLRDITEMVATGALGIDPGVAKALFLGFMFAFAVKAPLWPFHTWLPDAAVHATPASAVLMMAIVDKVGTFAMLRYCIQLFPEASRYFTPVIITLAVIGIVYGAVVAIGQTDVMRLIAYTSISHFGFIILGIFAMTSQGQSGSTLYMVNHGISTAALMLVAGFLVSRKGSRLIAAYGGVQKVAPVLAGSFLVAGLATLSLPGLAPFISEFLVLIGTFTRYPAAAACAVIALVLAAIYVLWMYQRMMTGPLAPGNESIGDLKRRELTVVAPLIAMLLVLGIYPKPLLDIVNPAVEQTLRTVNEKDPPPAVADVALRHGEGERR; encoded by the coding sequence GTGGTGAGCGCCGTGGGTGCCGTGACAGCTCTGTGGTTCATTCCCCTGTTAGGCGCCGCCACGGTGCTGATCATGCCGGGTCGCCAGCGGACGCTGGCCAAGTATGTGGCATTGAGTGCCTCGTTACTGGTACTGGTCGTCGCGATCGGGCTAGCCATTGCGTTCGACCCGGCAGGGCCCCAATATCAGTTCGTCGAATCGATATCCTGGATACCCGCATTCGGGATGAAGTACGCAGTGGGGCTCGACGGGATCGCGCTCGCGCTGGTCCTGCTGACCGCGGGCCTGCTGCCCGTGCTGTTGCTGGCCGGATGGAATGACGGCGCAGAGGCGCCCGGATACGGAAATCGGCCTCTGGCACAACGCTATATCGCCCTGATCCTGATTGTGGAATCGATGGTGCTGCTGTCCTTCTCCGCCCTGGACGTGCTGCTTTTCTACATCTTCTTCGAGGCCATGCTGATCCCGATGTACTTCCTGATCGGGGGATTCGGGAGCACGCATTCTGACGCCAAGCAGCGCTCGCGCGCGGCAGTGAAGTTCTTGATGTACAACCTGTTTGGCGGCCTGATCATGCTGGCGGCCGTCATCGGTCTCTACGTGGTCACCGCCAGAAGCCAGACCGGCACGTTCGATCTGCGCGATATCACCGAGATGGTCGCCACCGGCGCGCTCGGGATCGATCCGGGTGTCGCGAAGGCGCTCTTCCTCGGGTTCATGTTCGCGTTTGCCGTCAAGGCCCCGCTCTGGCCATTTCACACGTGGCTGCCCGATGCTGCCGTGCACGCCACCCCGGCCAGTGCGGTGCTCATGATGGCGATCGTGGACAAGGTGGGTACCTTCGCAATGCTGCGGTACTGCATTCAGCTGTTCCCCGAGGCCAGCAGATACTTCACCCCGGTGATCATCACGCTGGCGGTCATCGGCATCGTTTACGGCGCCGTCGTGGCGATCGGTCAGACCGATGTGATGCGACTGATCGCCTACACCTCGATATCGCATTTCGGGTTCATCATCCTGGGCATCTTCGCGATGACCAGCCAGGGGCAATCAGGTTCGACGTTATACATGGTCAACCACGGCATCTCCACCGCGGCGCTGATGTTGGTGGCGGGATTTCTGGTGTCTCGCAAAGGCTCTCGACTCATCGCGGCCTATGGGGGAGTGCAGAAGGTGGCACCCGTTCTTGCCGGCTCCTTCTTAGTGGCCGGGCTGGCCACCCTGTCGCTGCCCGGATTGGCACCGTTCATCAGCGAGTTTCTCGTGCTGATAGGAACATTCACGCGATACCCGGCGGCCGCGGCGTGTGCGGTGATCGCGTTGGTGTTGGCCGCCATCTATGTGTTGTGGATGTATCAGCGGATGATGACGGGGCCGTTGGCGCCGGGAAATGAGAGCATCGGTGATCTGAAGCGCCGTGAACTCACCGTGGTGGCGCCGTTGATCGCAATGCTTCTCGTGCTGGGCATCTACCCCAAGCCACTGTTGGATATCGTGAATCCGGCGGTGGAACAGACGCTGCGCACCGTCAACGAGAAGGATCCGCCGCCTGCGGTGGCCGATGTTGCCCTCCGGCACGGCGAAGGTGAGCGACGATGA
- the nuoI gene encoding NADH-quinone oxidoreductase subunit NuoI, which yields MPDVVRRSVDAMAGFWVTFSSMFKKPLTEQYPEKKEPTAPRYHGRHQLNRYTDGLEKCIGCELCAWACPADAIFVEGADNSEQERFSPGERYGRVYQINYLRCIGCGLCIEACPTRALTMTNDYEMADDNRADLIYGKDKLLAPLQPGMAPPPHAMYPGTTDTDYYLGNLPQAGKDAR from the coding sequence ATGCCTGATGTTGTACGACGTTCTGTCGACGCGATGGCGGGATTCTGGGTGACCTTCTCGTCCATGTTCAAGAAACCGCTCACCGAGCAGTACCCCGAGAAGAAGGAGCCCACCGCGCCGCGCTATCACGGGCGGCATCAACTCAACAGGTATACCGATGGGCTGGAGAAATGCATTGGTTGCGAGCTATGCGCTTGGGCGTGCCCGGCCGATGCCATATTCGTTGAGGGCGCCGACAATTCCGAGCAGGAACGCTTCTCGCCGGGGGAGCGGTATGGCCGGGTGTACCAGATCAACTATCTGCGGTGCATCGGGTGTGGGCTATGCATCGAGGCGTGCCCGACTCGCGCGCTGACCATGACCAACGACTATGAGATGGCCGACGACAACCGCGCCGACCTCATCTACGGCAAGGACAAGCTGCTGGCACCGCTGCAGCCCGGTATGGCGCCACCCCCACACGCGATGTACCCGGGAACCACCGACACGGACTACTACCTCGGTAACCTGCCGCAGGCCGGGAAGGACGCCAGGTGA